From Polaribacter butkevichii, a single genomic window includes:
- a CDS encoding glycerate kinase has product MKIVIAPDKFKNSLTGLEFCDIVEKGILEESPNTKILKLPLADGGDGTIDVVKYYLKGSTIHLKVNNPFFKTIDASYIYSEKTHTAFIEMAEASGVKLLQPAQFDCKNATTLGTGEMIIDALKKGAKTIIIGIGGSATNDCGIGMATALGYHFLDKNHKIVQPIGANLSAIKAIDTSKVHPLLSNVRFKIACDVTNPLYGKNGAAYVYGAQKGATEEDIIMLDKGLQDFSKVLNNVFTIDVQSVKGAGAAGGMGIASKVFLNGTLEPGIQMIKDISNFDAQIEGADWIITGEGKLDTQTMSGKTIKGVLASAIAKKIKVAAFCGATDLNDKHLEEFGILYTDTVINYAKDLDDSMQNSKKYLHLLAKNFALKHL; this is encoded by the coding sequence ATGAAAATAGTAATCGCTCCCGACAAGTTTAAAAATTCTTTAACAGGCTTAGAATTTTGTGATATTGTTGAAAAAGGAATTTTAGAAGAGTCCCCTAACACCAAAATTCTTAAATTACCATTAGCAGATGGTGGTGATGGTACTATTGATGTTGTAAAATATTACTTAAAAGGAAGTACAATACACCTAAAAGTAAACAACCCTTTTTTTAAAACTATAGATGCATCCTATATCTATTCAGAAAAAACACATACTGCTTTTATAGAAATGGCAGAGGCTTCTGGTGTTAAGTTACTCCAACCAGCACAATTCGACTGTAAAAATGCAACCACCTTAGGAACAGGAGAAATGATTATTGATGCCTTAAAAAAAGGCGCAAAAACTATTATTATAGGTATTGGAGGAAGCGCCACCAACGATTGTGGAATTGGCATGGCAACCGCTTTGGGATATCATTTTTTAGATAAAAACCATAAAATAGTGCAACCCATTGGCGCTAATTTATCTGCTATAAAAGCGATAGATACTAGCAAGGTTCATCCCTTATTAAGCAACGTACGTTTTAAAATTGCTTGTGATGTTACCAATCCTTTATATGGAAAAAATGGTGCTGCTTATGTTTATGGAGCTCAAAAAGGAGCTACTGAAGAAGATATTATAATGTTAGACAAAGGACTTCAAGATTTCTCTAAGGTTTTAAACAATGTTTTTACTATTGATGTCCAATCCGTAAAAGGTGCTGGGGCCGCAGGCGGAATGGGAATTGCGTCTAAAGTATTCTTAAACGGAACTTTAGAACCTGGTATTCAAATGATAAAAGACATCTCTAATTTTGATGCTCAAATTGAAGGTGCAGATTGGATTATTACCGGCGAAGGTAAATTAGATACACAAACCATGTCTGGAAAAACAATTAAAGGTGTATTGGCATCCGCAATAGCTAAAAAAATAAAAGTGGCTGCTTTTTGTGGTGCTACAGATTTAAATGATAAACATCTAGAAGAGTTTGGAATTTTATATACAGATACCGTTATCAATTATGCAAAAGATTTAGACGACTCCATGCAAAACAGTAAAAAGTACTTACACCTATTAGCTAAAAATTTTGCCTTAAAACACCTTTAA
- a CDS encoding chloride channel protein encodes MPTTKDIYRKILKWKYRNISNKQFTNIASAVIGLLAGLGAVTLKNATHLIQHLLEGEFIAEIHSAFYFIFPIIGLLIVLFLVKFIIKKRVGHGIPSTLYAISKQKGIMPKHQMWASILTAPITVGFGGSVGLEGPTVATGAALGSNFAQLFRLNQTTKTLLIGAAAAGAMSSIFKAPIAAIVFAVEIFSLELTLASMIPLLLASITAVLTSYFFLGDDVLLHFNIQDKFELNDVLFYISLGVFTALISVYFSKVYFAIANIFKKLDNPYKKLLVGGVTLGVLVFLIPPLFGEGYETINNVLKGNILAIVENNIFNSISDNIYLVILFLLGLILFKIVATSLTFGAGGIGGIFAPTLFTGSLTGYVFALFVNYTNFFGHKLSLINFAMVGMAGLMAGVLLAPLTAIFLIAEITGGYELFIPLMIVSSISFIITKRYIPHNIYAAQLAKKGELVTHNKDKNVLMFLDIDTLIEKDFIATKPKKTLGELLKENVAKSSRNIYPVLDDKQHFMGIVLLDDVRPVMFDQTMYDKMRVSDIMTSAPEVILSADSTAKVMQKFKESGAWNLPVVKGGKYVGFISKSKLLTAYRNKLIEVTA; translated from the coding sequence ATGCCAACAACAAAAGATATTTATAGAAAAATCCTAAAGTGGAAATATAGAAATATTTCTAACAAACAATTTACCAACATAGCAAGCGCTGTTATTGGATTATTAGCCGGTTTAGGAGCCGTTACACTAAAAAATGCAACCCACTTAATTCAACATTTATTAGAGGGGGAATTTATAGCAGAAATTCATAGTGCTTTTTATTTTATTTTTCCAATCATTGGGCTACTCATAGTTCTCTTTTTAGTAAAGTTTATTATAAAGAAAAGGGTTGGACACGGAATTCCATCTACCTTATATGCCATCTCAAAACAAAAAGGGATTATGCCCAAACATCAAATGTGGGCTTCTATTCTTACCGCACCAATTACGGTTGGTTTTGGTGGTTCTGTTGGTTTAGAGGGACCAACAGTGGCAACAGGTGCCGCATTAGGTTCTAACTTTGCTCAACTTTTTAGATTAAACCAAACAACCAAAACCTTATTAATAGGTGCGGCTGCAGCCGGAGCAATGTCTTCTATTTTTAAAGCGCCAATTGCCGCAATTGTTTTTGCTGTAGAAATTTTTAGCCTAGAGCTAACCTTGGCCTCTATGATTCCGTTATTATTGGCATCTATTACGGCTGTATTAACTTCTTATTTCTTTTTAGGAGATGATGTACTACTACACTTTAACATACAAGACAAGTTTGAGCTTAATGATGTATTATTTTATATTTCATTAGGTGTTTTTACGGCTTTAATATCAGTTTATTTTAGTAAAGTCTATTTTGCCATTGCAAACATTTTTAAAAAATTAGACAATCCTTATAAAAAACTATTAGTAGGAGGTGTTACTTTAGGTGTACTGGTTTTTTTAATTCCGCCATTATTTGGAGAAGGGTACGAAACCATCAATAATGTATTAAAAGGAAATATCTTAGCAATAGTAGAAAATAATATTTTTAATTCTATTTCTGATAATATCTACCTAGTTATTTTATTTTTATTAGGGTTAATTCTCTTTAAAATAGTAGCAACCTCTTTAACTTTTGGTGCTGGAGGAATTGGTGGTATTTTTGCACCAACACTATTTACAGGTAGTTTAACTGGTTATGTTTTTGCCCTTTTTGTAAACTATACAAACTTTTTTGGACACAAATTATCGTTAATCAATTTTGCCATGGTTGGTATGGCAGGTCTTATGGCAGGTGTTTTATTGGCACCTTTAACCGCTATCTTTTTAATTGCAGAAATTACTGGTGGTTACGAGTTGTTTATTCCGCTAATGATTGTTAGTTCTATCTCATTTATCATCACTAAACGCTACATACCTCATAATATTTATGCGGCACAATTAGCTAAAAAAGGCGAATTGGTAACCCATAATAAAGATAAAAATGTATTAATGTTTTTAGATATTGATACGCTTATTGAAAAAGATTTTATAGCTACAAAACCTAAAAAAACATTAGGAGAATTACTAAAAGAAAACGTTGCTAAATCTAGCAGAAATATTTACCCTGTTTTAGATGATAAACAACATTTTATGGGAATTGTTTTATTAGATGATGTAAGACCTGTAATGTTTGATCAAACGATGTATGATAAAATGAGAGTTTCTGATATTATGACTAGTGCACCAGAAGTAATATTAAGTGCCGATAGCACTGCTAAAGTTATGCAAAAATTTAAAGAAAGTGGTGCTTGGAACTTGCCTGTTGTTAAAGGCGGAAAATATGTTGGTTTTATATCTAAATCTAAACTATTAACAGCTTATAGAAATAAATTGATAGAAGTTACTGCATAA
- a CDS encoding DUF6503 family protein — protein MKNAMILLLLLVSFISYSQELTGNDLLEKAIQFHDPNGNWEKFKGELFVIMETPKRSPRKSKIYINLPEEYFSVKAIRDTITTEYTVNKGISSFSFNEDKNPSEEIKKNFNLNTERANMYKNYYTYLYGLPMKLKDQGTIIHQKVEKKKFKGKEYLVLKVTYAKKIGKDTWYFYFNPKTYAMEVYQFFKEKKDSGEYILLSGLETINAIKMPKNRAWYYNKNNTYLGTDILITK, from the coding sequence ATGAAAAACGCAATGATACTTTTATTGCTTTTGGTTTCTTTTATTTCTTATTCACAGGAACTTACAGGAAATGATTTGTTAGAAAAAGCAATTCAATTTCATGATCCAAACGGAAATTGGGAGAAATTTAAAGGCGAGCTTTTTGTAATAATGGAAACTCCAAAACGATCTCCTAGAAAAAGTAAAATCTATATCAATTTGCCAGAAGAGTACTTTTCTGTAAAAGCAATTAGAGACACCATTACAACCGAATATACTGTAAATAAAGGTATTTCTAGTTTTAGTTTTAATGAAGATAAAAATCCGTCAGAAGAAATTAAAAAGAATTTTAATCTGAATACTGAACGTGCAAACATGTATAAAAATTATTATACTTATTTGTACGGTTTGCCTATGAAATTAAAAGATCAAGGAACCATCATTCATCAAAAAGTAGAAAAGAAAAAATTTAAAGGAAAAGAATATTTGGTTTTAAAAGTTACCTATGCTAAAAAAATAGGCAAAGATACTTGGTACTTTTATTTTAATCCAAAAACGTATGCCATGGAAGTATACCAATTTTTTAAAGAGAAAAAAGATAGCGGAGAGTATATTTTGCTTTCTGGTTTAGAAACCATTAATGCTATTAAAATGCCCAAAAATAGAGCTTGGTACTATAATAAAAACAATACATATTTAGGAACCGATATTTTGATTACAAAGTAA